One Janthinobacterium sp. TB1-E2 genomic region harbors:
- the uraH gene encoding hydroxyisourate hydrolase: MGKLSTHVLDIAHGKPGAGVKVALFSVAPEGKVLLKMDMTNSDGRCSSPLLEGDSMKAGQYELVFNAGDYFAAQGVELPSPRFIDLVTLSFGIAHTDENYHVPLVVSPWSYSTYRGS, encoded by the coding sequence ATGGGAAAACTCAGCACGCATGTACTCGATATCGCCCACGGCAAACCGGGAGCCGGCGTCAAGGTCGCCCTGTTTTCAGTCGCGCCGGAAGGAAAAGTGTTATTGAAGATGGATATGACCAATAGCGACGGCCGCTGCAGTTCACCCTTGCTGGAAGGCGACAGCATGAAAGCGGGCCAGTATGAACTGGTGTTCAACGCAGGCGACTATTTCGCCGCCCAGGGAGTGGAATTGCCCTCGCCGCGCTTCATCGACCTGGTCACCCTGTCCTTCGGCATCGCGCATACAGATGAGAACTATCACGTGCCGCTGGTGGTGTCGCCCTGGTCGTATTCCACTTACCGCGGTAGCTGA
- the puuE gene encoding allantoinase PuuE has protein sequence MNNYEHYPRDLIGYGRTPPHPQWPGKARIALQFVLNYEEGAENSVLHGDPASETFLSEMIGAAAFPARHLSMESIYEYGSRAGLWRLLRMFEERRLPLTVFGVSMALKRNPEAVAAFQQLGHEIACHGLRWISYQNMDEATEREHMREAVQIIRELTGSAPQGWYTGRDSPNTRKLVVEHGGFRYDADYYGDDLPFWDKVAYTDAAGMPAVQPQLIVPYTLDTNDMRFAAMQGFNSGTQFFDYLKDAFDVLYAEGDPNGLNQPKMLSVGLHCRLVGRPGRAAALARFLDYVQGHEQVWITRRIDIAEHWHATHPFQA, from the coding sequence ATGAACAATTACGAACATTATCCACGCGACTTGATCGGCTATGGCCGCACGCCACCCCATCCGCAATGGCCGGGCAAGGCCCGTATCGCCCTGCAATTCGTCCTCAATTACGAGGAAGGGGCGGAAAACAGCGTGCTGCATGGCGATCCTGCATCGGAAACGTTTTTATCGGAAATGATCGGTGCGGCCGCTTTTCCTGCGCGCCACCTGAGCATGGAGTCGATTTACGAATACGGTTCGCGCGCCGGATTATGGCGCTTGCTGCGCATGTTCGAGGAGCGGCGCCTGCCGCTGACGGTGTTTGGCGTTTCGATGGCCTTGAAACGCAATCCGGAGGCGGTGGCAGCCTTCCAGCAACTGGGTCACGAGATTGCCTGCCACGGTTTGCGCTGGATTTCCTATCAAAACATGGATGAAGCAACGGAACGCGAACACATGCGTGAAGCCGTGCAAATCATCCGCGAATTGACGGGTTCCGCCCCGCAAGGCTGGTACACGGGGCGCGATTCCCCGAATACGCGCAAACTGGTGGTCGAGCATGGTGGTTTCCGCTACGACGCCGATTATTATGGCGACGACCTGCCATTCTGGGACAAGGTGGCATACACGGATGCCGCTGGCATGCCGGCCGTACAGCCGCAACTGATCGTGCCCTACACCCTGGACACGAACGACATGCGCTTTGCCGCCATGCAGGGCTTTAATTCGGGCACGCAATTTTTCGACTATCTGAAAGATGCCTTTGATGTGCTGTATGCGGAAGGCGATCCGAACGGCTTGAATCAACCGAAGATGTTGTCGGTAGGCCTGCATTGCCGTCTGGTGGGGCGGCCTGGCCGCGCGGCCGCACTGGCGCGCTTCCTCGACTATGTACAGGGTCATGAGCAAGTGTGGATCACGCGTCGCATCGATATTGCCGAACACTGGCATGCGACGCATCCGTTCCAGGCATAA
- the xdhA gene encoding xanthine dehydrogenase small subunit — protein MSEPIRFYYRGAVQEVRNAAPTQTVLQHLREDLHCTGTKEGCAEGDCGACTVVIGSLVDGQVEMKAVNACIQLTPTLDGKALFSVEDLQQPDGGLHPVQQAMVECHGSQCGFCTPGFVMSLWGMYLEKNGETPTRCEIDDTLSGNLCRCTGYRPIIDAARRMGELPHVAFDRDALRVQLQALQRGSLTTYEHGGQHFHAPRTLEELVALRAAKPQACLLAGSTDIGLWVTKQLRDLGDIIYLGNVAALKSISVDDGKLHIGAGASLNDAYAALCEHYPDELSELWQRFASLPIRNAGTLGGNVANGSPIGDSMPWLIALGSEIVLRGPAGQRCMPLEDFYLGYQKKDMQPGEFVEAVRVPLPRADVHFRTYKLAKRFDQDISAVCAAFAFELDGERIVGARVAFGGMAATPQRAAQTEAFLRGQAWTEENLLIAMRLLADDYAPLSDMRASNTYRMTTAQNLLRRFWLETRPGAPLLRIAVNAYACRA, from the coding sequence ATGTCAGAACCTATCCGCTTTTACTATCGTGGTGCCGTACAGGAAGTACGCAACGCCGCCCCTACGCAGACTGTGTTGCAGCACCTGCGCGAGGATTTGCATTGCACGGGCACCAAGGAAGGCTGCGCCGAGGGTGATTGCGGCGCCTGCACGGTGGTCATCGGCAGCCTGGTGGACGGCCAGGTCGAGATGAAAGCCGTCAATGCCTGCATCCAGCTCACGCCCACTCTCGATGGCAAGGCCCTGTTTTCCGTGGAGGACTTGCAGCAGCCCGACGGTGGCCTGCACCCGGTGCAGCAGGCAATGGTCGAGTGCCACGGTTCCCAGTGCGGTTTTTGCACGCCCGGTTTTGTCATGTCCTTGTGGGGCATGTATCTGGAGAAGAATGGCGAGACGCCCACGCGCTGCGAAATCGACGACACCCTGTCGGGCAATCTGTGCCGCTGCACGGGCTACCGGCCCATCATCGATGCAGCCAGACGCATGGGTGAATTGCCACATGTGGCATTCGATCGCGATGCGTTGCGCGTGCAATTGCAGGCACTGCAGCGCGGCAGCCTGACTACGTATGAACACGGCGGCCAGCACTTCCACGCGCCGCGCACCCTTGAGGAACTGGTGGCGCTGCGTGCGGCAAAGCCGCAGGCCTGCCTGCTGGCCGGCTCCACCGATATTGGCCTGTGGGTGACCAAGCAATTGCGCGACCTGGGCGACATCATTTATCTCGGCAACGTCGCGGCGCTGAAAAGCATCTCCGTGGACGATGGCAAGCTGCACATCGGCGCCGGCGCCAGCCTCAACGATGCCTATGCGGCGCTGTGCGAACATTATCCCGATGAGCTGTCTGAACTGTGGCAGCGCTTTGCTTCCTTGCCGATCCGCAACGCCGGTACCTTGGGCGGCAATGTGGCCAATGGTTCGCCGATCGGCGACTCGATGCCGTGGCTGATTGCGCTGGGCAGCGAAATCGTGCTGCGCGGTCCTGCCGGCCAGCGCTGCATGCCGCTGGAAGATTTTTATCTCGGTTACCAAAAGAAAGATATGCAGCCAGGCGAATTCGTCGAAGCCGTGCGCGTGCCCTTGCCCCGTGCCGACGTGCATTTCCGCACGTATAAATTGGCCAAGCGTTTCGACCAGGATATCTCGGCCGTGTGCGCCGCGTTTGCCTTTGAGCTCGATGGCGAGCGCATTGTTGGCGCACGCGTCGCCTTTGGCGGCATGGCGGCCACGCCGCAGCGGGCCGCGCAAACGGAAGCGTTTTTGCGCGGACAGGCTTGGACGGAAGAGAACTTGCTCATCGCCATGCGCCTGCTGGCCGACGATTACGCGCCGCTGTCCGACATGCGCGCGTCGAATACTTACCGCATGACGACGGCGCAAAACCTGCTGCGCCGCTTCTGGCTGGAAACACGCCCCGGTGCGCCTTTGCTGCGCATTGCCGTCAACGCCTATGCTTGCCGCGCCTGA
- the xdhB gene encoding xanthine dehydrogenase molybdopterin binding subunit, which yields MNHPATPELQAAAWAAVGKPSPHESAQLHVLGQATYTDDIAELQGTLHAALGLSQKPHAHITAMDLSAVRAATGVVAVYTAHDIPGTNDCGPIIHDDPILAAELVQYVGQPIFIVVADTHDHARRATRLAQVSYEELPAIMTPQAAKAAQSYVLPPMQLTRGNYQAAFEGAPHVVKGQLYVGGQEQFYLEGQISYAIPKEAQGMLVLCSTQHPSEMQHVVAHALGVHSHNITVECRRMGGGFGGKESQSALWAAAASIAAAKLKRPVKLRADRDDDMLVTGKRHCFYYEYEVGYDDDGRILAAKVDMTTRAGYSADLSGPVATRAVCHFDNTYYLSDVDIRAACGKTNTQSNTAFRGFGGPQGAIAIEYVIDEIARHLQRDALDIRLLNFYGRNDVEGRNVTPYGQKIVDNVIHELVAELEESSDYRARRLAIDAFNEASPILKKGLAFTPLKFGIAFNVTHLNQAGALVHVYVDGSVLVNHGGTEMGQGINTKVMQVVAHELGLDLDKVRATATDTSKVANTSATAASTGADLNGKAAQDAARQIRERLADYAVKLYGGETDAVRFFDNHIHVNGHVVAFAELVQKAYLARVQLWSDGFYATPGLSWDAKTMTGHPFSYYAYGAAVAEVVVDTLTGEWKLLRADALYDAGQSLNPAIDLGQVEGAFIQGMGWLTTEQLWWNAAGKLMTHAPSTYKIPGISDCPEDFRVQLFQNRNVEDSIHRSKAVGEPPLLLPFSVFFAIRDAISSVGHHAVQPPLNAPATSEEILKAVMAVQAAHVSA from the coding sequence ATGAACCATCCTGCCACGCCCGAATTGCAAGCGGCCGCCTGGGCCGCCGTGGGCAAACCCAGCCCACATGAATCGGCGCAATTGCATGTGCTGGGGCAAGCCACGTACACGGACGATATCGCCGAGCTGCAAGGCACCTTGCACGCGGCGCTGGGCCTGTCGCAAAAGCCCCATGCACACATCACGGCCATGGATTTGTCGGCAGTGCGCGCCGCTACGGGTGTTGTCGCCGTCTACACGGCACACGACATTCCCGGCACCAATGACTGCGGTCCCATCATCCATGACGATCCCATCCTGGCTGCGGAGCTGGTGCAATACGTGGGCCAGCCCATCTTCATCGTGGTGGCCGATACGCATGACCATGCGCGCCGCGCGACCCGCCTGGCGCAAGTGTCGTATGAGGAATTGCCCGCGATCATGACGCCGCAAGCGGCCAAGGCCGCGCAATCGTATGTGCTGCCACCGATGCAGCTGACGCGCGGCAACTACCAAGCCGCGTTCGAGGGCGCGCCGCACGTGGTCAAGGGCCAGCTGTATGTGGGCGGGCAGGAACAGTTTTATCTGGAAGGACAGATTTCCTACGCCATCCCGAAGGAAGCGCAAGGCATGCTGGTGCTGTGTTCGACCCAGCATCCGAGCGAGATGCAGCACGTGGTCGCGCATGCGCTGGGCGTGCATTCGCACAACATCACCGTCGAATGCCGGCGCATGGGCGGCGGTTTTGGCGGCAAGGAATCGCAGTCGGCCCTGTGGGCGGCGGCCGCATCGATTGCTGCGGCGAAATTGAAGCGTCCCGTCAAATTGCGCGCCGACCGCGACGACGATATGCTGGTGACGGGCAAGCGCCACTGTTTCTACTATGAGTACGAAGTAGGCTACGACGACGATGGCCGCATCCTTGCCGCCAAGGTCGACATGACCACGCGCGCCGGATACTCGGCCGACTTGTCCGGCCCCGTCGCCACGCGCGCCGTCTGCCACTTCGACAATACCTATTACCTGTCCGACGTGGACATCCGCGCCGCCTGCGGCAAGACGAATACGCAGTCGAACACGGCTTTCCGGGGCTTTGGCGGGCCGCAGGGCGCCATTGCCATCGAGTACGTCATCGATGAAATCGCCCGCCATCTGCAACGCGATGCGCTCGATATCCGCCTGCTCAATTTCTATGGCCGCAACGATGTAGAAGGACGCAACGTCACGCCGTATGGGCAGAAAATCGTCGACAACGTCATTCATGAACTCGTTGCGGAACTGGAAGAGAGCAGCGATTACCGCGCGCGCCGCCTGGCCATCGATGCGTTCAACGAGGCCAGCCCCATCTTGAAGAAGGGGCTGGCATTCACACCGCTGAAATTCGGCATCGCCTTCAACGTCACGCATCTGAACCAGGCTGGTGCTCTCGTGCACGTGTACGTGGATGGCTCCGTACTGGTCAACCATGGCGGCACGGAAATGGGGCAGGGCATCAATACCAAGGTCATGCAAGTGGTGGCGCACGAACTGGGCCTGGACTTGGACAAGGTACGGGCCACGGCCACCGATACCAGCAAGGTAGCTAACACCTCGGCCACGGCGGCCTCCACCGGTGCCGACCTGAACGGCAAGGCGGCGCAGGATGCGGCGCGCCAGATCCGTGAACGCCTGGCCGATTACGCGGTCAAACTGTACGGTGGCGAGACGGACGCTGTTCGTTTCTTCGACAACCATATCCACGTGAATGGTCACGTCGTTGCGTTTGCCGAGCTGGTGCAGAAGGCTTACCTGGCCCGCGTGCAACTGTGGTCGGACGGTTTTTATGCCACGCCCGGTCTGTCATGGGATGCGAAGACGATGACGGGCCATCCGTTTTCATATTACGCGTATGGCGCGGCCGTGGCCGAAGTGGTGGTCGATACCCTGACGGGCGAATGGAAGCTGCTGCGTGCCGATGCCTTGTACGATGCGGGGCAGTCGCTCAACCCCGCGATTGATCTGGGTCAGGTGGAAGGCGCGTTTATCCAGGGCATGGGCTGGCTGACGACGGAGCAGCTGTGGTGGAATGCGGCGGGCAAGCTGATGACGCACGCGCCGTCGACGTACAAGATTCCCGGCATTTCCGATTGCCCCGAAGATTTTCGCGTCCAGCTGTTCCAGAACCGCAACGTGGAGGACAGCATCCACCGTTCCAAAGCCGTGGGCGAGCCGCCGCTGCTGCTGCCGTTTTCCGTCTTTTTTGCCATCCGCGACGCCATTTCCAGCGTGGGCCATCACGCCGTGCAGCCACCGTTGAATGCCCCTGCCACCAGCGAGGAAATCCTCAAGGCGGTGATGGCCGTGCAAGCGGCGCATGTCAGCGCATAG